The DNA sequence CTCCATTTATAATCACAACTCACAAACAACGCAAAATGAAATATACAAAAAGTTCCTAAATTTCTTAATTAATCAAATGTAACCACACAACCATTAATTCCACTAAAAATAATAGTACATACAACTCTCACATTACAATCCATAAAAATTTTTGGACTTCAATAAAAGTTGTTCATATTTAATATAGAACTCGTTTAGTGTCAAGTGTTTCCAACATTTATAGTTTCCCCAAGCGAGTACTTCCTCTTTTCTCAAAAAAAATATTCTTGTACAACATATTTAAAGAGGTTAACATATATCATTGTTGTTATATTATAAAGTACTGAAACGATATCCCTAAATTCAAGGCCTAATTTAAGATAACATAAGGAAGGTGAAGATCCGCGCAAGAATTAGTCATGTACTAAAACATTGAATCCAAGCCCCAACATAAATCTTTAAATCACCTGCAAAATCGTAAGTCAACAATTCTAAATGAGAAGAGAACAACACCACCAAATTGAAAGCGCTAAAAGTCAAGCCCCTACTTTAGATTATATAGAAATTGAATCGGGTGCATACTGTTGGACCGAGATGGAGAGAGTAAAATTTGAGAGAAAATGAAATGATCAAGAGCACTCAAATCTAAATGATTTTAGGAGCTGTGATAGGgaaaatataaataaattgaGAGTAAATTTTCCGTCCTTTTGCTTCGACTTAAActtttcaaaaataaattaaatacagTAAAATGtcaataaattttatttttgagGCTCCCTCTCTCAATATTCATGTATCTTAATTCAAAGGATTACTCTAAATATATCATACTAGTTGTCGAATGAGACACACACATATATGGTAAAATTTTACAACatattattaacaaaaatttGCAATGACTGATTTAGAATTGAATATATATCAATCGATGAATAAGGGAATAGAAGCTCGACCgatttgacaatgtcattagtaTTGTGTTGGCAAGACCTTTAGCAAATTATTGTTATTCTGCTAGTAGTGTGTAGTGAAATATATATATGTTGGCAATCCATTAGTATTTCTGTTATAATTTTTGGTTTCTCAATGGAAACTTTCATGGGCAACATTTCATTAGTGATACATTGCGAAACCATTGATGTTGTGTAGGCTTTTCCAAAGTTTGCAATTAATCGTCAATCCATTAATAATTGTTGAAGGATAGATTTTCGTTGGTAAATCAAAAAATGGCTTCTACGAAAAGTATAAATATGCTAGAAATTTCgcaagtgaagtgatattatgttTTACAAGCTACCCGGCAAGCAGTCAAACCTTTCATGACAAGGACTTGAAAGTAAAACACCAAGAATTGTTTGATACCAAGTCAAAAAGGATGATATTTGAAAGTACTAATGACTTCAACAACACAAAAACAATGATACATCCAAAAAGTCTCGAGCTAAGAACTAATACATGAAAACTGCGGACCAGAAAAACAATGATACATGAAAAAGTCTCCAATAAATCTACACCGAGGCTAGTATCCATAGTTCCATAAATCTTTCTCAATTTCTTTAATCATCTCTGCAGGAAGTGTCTGCAGATTTTGTAGCTTATCTACGGCATCACCAAGATGATCATGCAGAATTTGTACTTTACTTTTTGGCAGCATTGATGCGCCAGTTAATTGCCTAAAGCTCGGTGATAGGGGCTATAAAAACCGAAGATGTTATATATAGTTTAGGCGGTTCAACACCCAACTTTAGTTAAATCCCAGATTGTGCAAGTAGGAAAAAACATCCCTGTATTGAACAATTATCTCAGAATCAACCTCAATCACCTCACTGTTGGATTTAAACTAGAGCTACTGGTGTATGTATGTGATAAGTGTTGATTTACTGGCTGGACATGGGCTTTTATTTATCTGACACTCACAATATAAAAGAAAGTAGAGAGCAAGAGacaataaaacaaataaaaactaCATCTTATCATTACTCTGAAACCAAATACATGTTTAAATACTACTGCACACCCAGGGTGGTTGCACTAAATCTGGAGAGAAACAAGCAACATGCTTAGACTAAATCAACTACGCAAACAGCTCCACTACTTCCTATTTTTCCTCAACTTCCCTCCTGACTAATTCTTCACTGTTATCTATTATAATTAATAACAATGATTTATTTCCTAAGTAACCAAAACATAATAAACGTTTAAATAATCCCAACAACAAGGCCCATCAACCTAAACAAAGCCCATCAGTTTAGATTACTCCAACATTCACCCCCTAATCTAAACTTACGAAGCACTTTCTCTTCgcctgtgatgcacttctcaccaccatcaattttgatgcactTTCTCATCAAAgacactttggagcactttctctccaaaaacactttggagcactttctctccacaGCTCTAAAGGAGTGGTTCTCCCTCGATCAATTGTGCCATCCTTTCTTCATCATTCTGGAATCTACAATTCTTTGCCAGATGCCCATATTTTTTGCATTTGTAGCATTGTGGCTTTCCTTTGTACCAGCAGTCCTTTTCTTCATGACCCATCTTATGACAATGGTTGCATTGAACTTTGCCTTTTGAGGATGAAGCTTTGGCTAATAGGAGTCCCTCATTTTTTTCACCATTTTCTTCCTTTCTCATGGTCCTCCTTTGATCCACGGCGTGAAGTGAATTGATCAATTCTGAAACAGTTAATTTTGAAAGATCTTTAGTATCTTCAAGTGAGGAAATTTTAGTTTCATACCTCTCGGGAAGAGTCACTAAAAGTTTGTCCACAACTCGTTGACTTGAGAAGTCTCCACCAAGTAATTTGATTTGATTAACGATGGACATCAACCTACTCCCATATTCCTTGACGCCTTCATTACTTTTCATTCTCAACATCTCAAACTCTCTCTTGAGGTTCAGAATTTGCATCAGTTTGGTTTGTTGGTTGCCTTCAAATTCTTCCTTAATTTTTGTCCATGCTTCTTTAGGAGTATCACAACCCATAATAGTTGTAAAGATCTCTTCCGACACAGCCGAATGTAGACATGAAAGTGCCTTTGCTTCTCTTGCCACTTCTTCATCACGTTTTTTGATTTGTGCTGCTGTTGGATTTTGTGGAAGAGGGATTGGCTCAACATCACTCTCAATTGCTTCCCACAAACTCATAGCTTTCAAATATGATTTCATTTTGATAGCCCATGAATTATAATGATCTCCTTTGAATAATGGAATAGAGACGGAGAAATTGTTTGATGCCATGGAAAATATTaaggataatatatatatgtatatgtgtattttTATAAGAGTTTTATAAGCCCCAGATCATATGGCTCTGATGCCAAGTGTTGGATTTAAACTAGAGCTACTGGTGTATGTATGTGATAAGTGTTGATTTACTGGCTGGACATGGGCTTTTATTTATCTGACACTCACAATATAAAAGAAAGTAGAGAGCAAGAGacaataaaacaaataaaaactaCATCTTATCATTACTCTGAAACCAAATACATGTTTAAATACTACTGCACACCCAGGGTGGTTGCACTAAATCTGGAGAGAAACAAGCAACATGCTTAGACTAAATCAACTACGCAAACAGCTCCACTACTTCCTATTTTTCCTCAACTTCCCTCCTGACTAATTCTTCACTGTTATCTATTATAATTAATAACAATGATTTATTTCCTAAGTAACCAAAACATAATAAACGTTTAAATAATCCCAACAACAAGGCCCATCAACCTAAACAAAGCCCATCAGTTTAGATTACTCCAACACTCACTGCACACAactttttgttttttattttgtGGTGAAGTGCTAAAAGATTTCCCGGTACCTGGCAGTTAACCTCAGAGTCATAGACCAGCCATAACTCTGAGACATCTTTTCCCCTTAAAAGAGCTCACCAGTTATTGTTTGTCCCTTCAGCTGGAGAATCAATTGGTCTAACTCTATCTGCATCTACTAGAGAATTATGCAACACATGCTGTACTTCAACGTTCAAGTTGACAGTTTTAACGCTCACAGTTTTATCTTTATGCTGACAATCAACCATCCTCTTGGTTTGAGCTTCCAATTGCTCTTCAGGTGCTGGATTTTCAGCTGTCACCACTCGCTCGAACAGTTGCTGTTTGAGGATCATGTCATCCTGCAGAGAATCAAAAACATTGGTGatatattcattttttttaaagaaCGTGGAATAAGAATTAATGCAGCACACACACACAGACACTACAGCCGTTATACATAATATTGGTAGAGCATCTGAATAATTTAACTTTACTTACCTATATCATGTTCTAGAAAATGACTGAAGAATATTTACCAACAACATGATGAAAACTTTAGTCAATATATTATGGCCACTATAAAGTTCAGCAAGTTGGCATGGCTGCGACCAATGAAATGCACAAAGATCCTAGGTTTCTATGAGTTGGCAATAAAAGAATATAAACACGGAAGAGCATGCAACATTGCTTGACAGTCGCAACCATGCTTGTTTTAATTTCTTAAGAAACTTAAATGGTCCGATGCTTAGGTGACCTTCATGCAATCACCACCTCCCCATACAACTCTTAGGGAAACAAGCACTGGAGATGTTCTAAATGGCACCTTGAAAAAAGTTCAAAGAAAACTACAAGTAAGTAGCTTGTAAGAGCGCTACGTATACTTGATTTTTCATATCCCTGTGGTGAAATGTCTAGATCAACCTAAATTACCACAGCTGCTTTACATTGAAGCCCCTCGGGCCTCCAAGATATTGTAAGGTTCAAACGGGGTAATATGCCGTCTTTCTAAGCAACTGCTAGCATTTTCATAATTCACAACTGCAAAAGTTGTGAGGCATCAACAGTCCTTTCTTGCACATCCTCATGTGAGCTATATGTAAAACTAAGAAACAATGCCACACCTTGGATGCGCCAATATTTATTCAAACATGTAGGATCCCTTACAGAAAACGCAAAAGAGAATCTGAGAGGATCCATTTCAACGAAATCATTATCTCATTAGGCCCTGCTCTTTATTTATTGAATACCTCCAAATGGTGAAAACATGCATCTCTTCCATTGTTGTTTGAGCAAAAAGAGAACATAACAATTTAAATATAATGGTGGAAATATTAATTAATAGTTTATCTTTAATATTATTGAGGTCAATAAAACTAGAATCATTATCAATAATTGGACAGTTCAATGCACATAAGATCAATAAGTTTTCCGGGGTTGAAAGCAAACTAGACATAGCATCAGATGAAATCAATTCGTGAAACATGTATGTAACATTATAGCATTTGAGTATGTTTCTACATTTGATATGTCTAGATGTTTCATGAACTGATATCGTCCTGATGCTTTGTCTAGATTTATTTCAACCTCGGAGAAATTATTGATCTTATGTGCATTGAATAGCCGAGCTATTGATAATGATCCTAGTTTTGTTGACCTCAAGAATATATTTAAGGTAAAATGTTTATTACTCTTTCCACCAATATTCTTGGCTGAAACAAGAATGGAAGAGATTATGATTTGGTTGGAATAATACTCTGATATTCTCTTTTGCAGTTTTCTGTAAGGGATACGACACATTTGAATAATTTTTGGTTCAGCCAAGGTGTGACATTGTTGCTTAGTTTTACACAAGGCTTAGGGGAGGGATGTGCAAGAAAGGGCTCTTGATGCCCTCTAAACTTATGCGGTTGTCAATTATGAACCTTACAAGATCTTGGAGGGAGGGGGTTCAGTGTAAAGCAACAATGGTAATTTAGGTATCTTGATTCTTCATATCCTAGTGGAGGGGGGACTCAACAAGAGTGAGCAAGCTATTGTATAAAGCAGTAAGAACTCCAATTATTGAGAACATAATTTCGaatttaagtgtcagttgcacaTGCTTTTGTTTAAGATTCTCTAATACACCTCTGCCTAAACTAAATTCAAACATGCATCTCATGCAATTGGATGTTGAAAGTCCTGTAATCATTTACAAGACTACATCTTACTTGCTAATATTCTCTTAAACAACAAATCCTTTTCAAGAATTTAATTATAAATACTCAGTATTTCCCACACTGTATGCTCTATTCCCATCAAAAAAACCATAATCTGGCGGAGATATACCATAATCAGTCTCCCTTACAAAAACAAGGGAAATTTTGCATTGAGTTATAGAGAAGCATAAGTCAGTCAAGTTCTGGTAGTTGACTTTAATTAAAATACTAAAGCTTAACACCAACAGTAAAAACTGCAACAGATGCTTGAAAATGCAAGAGGCTCATTAACAGGAACAGTAACTTAAAAGTCTTTGCTTTTGAAGATTGAAAAGGCTTCTGTATATCAATTTTAAGGAATAGTGAACTATGACAGATGAGATTGAACGTGTATTGAAGGGTCAGATCCTTGACACCTGCGAATAACTAGTTTAGCCTAATGATTTAAAACCCTTGCTTAGTAACTAAATTTACCAAGTCCACACGTTACACAATCAAGTGTCAATACTATCAGCAGTCATAGAAGCAAACCAAGGAATTGAaactattatcaaattctaattAGATAAAAAAATTACCTGAATGCTCTCCGAGTCGAATGTAAGAATCTTGGCATTACCAAGTCCAAGAAGCATACTTGCAAAGTGCAGATAATTTTTTTTCCAATCTCTATATAAGATTTCAACACAATGCCGAACTCTATACATAAATTCTTCAACTCGCGAACTCCAAACGTAATGGAAAAGATACCAACACAACTGAAATTGGAAAGCTTTGGTGCCAAAACCACAATACTATGGGGAATCAAAAAGTAGGCTAAAATTTTCAAGTTCACCAACCAAGGACAAGAAATACTTGAATCTAGTAAAGGGGCACTAGATATACTTCAATCTCCAGGCACCCGAGATTCTCTATATGGAACCTTGAACACTGTTCAAAGATCCATAATCCAAAATAGTtttttaaagtgtttttgagACTTTTGAAGCATTTGTTGCAATCTATTCCACAACTTGTctatatttttcaatttttttgtatatttaaagaaaacagcacatttttttctaaaaaattatttttattaccCTGATATCTATATATATACCACATTAAATACCTGAGGCAATTTTGGGACTGTGGTAGATCTTAGAAAGCCACCAAGTAGATTCCGAGAACAATAGGTATACTTAATTCTTCTCATCCCCATGGTGAAATGTCAAGATCAACCTAAGAGCACTAGATAAACCACTAAAAAAAAATTAGGGTATTTTCAACCAATTAAATTCGACCGCGCGTAAATTTTACTatattcggtcgaatttagtaggggcggctaaattcgaccgacattcggtcgaatttagcggCGGTCGAAATAACCCGGTCGAATTTAAGGTTATTTTCGACTAACTTCTCTTTTCGGTCGAGTTTAGCACGAGGGAAAAAAATGCGGGAACAATCCCGCCAAAAAAAAAATTCCCGCGTAAAAACTTCGACCGAATTTGGTCGAATTTAATAAGTGGGATCGGCGGGAAAAATTGCCGCCCTTTAATTTAAAATTTCAGTGGGCAGAAAATTTCCCTctaaaaaataaatttgaataatTTCTGCTATTTTCGACCAACAACTGTCGAAATAATATAAATTCAACTGACCTTGGTGGAACGGAGATAAATTCGATCGTAGGCGGTTGAATATTATATTTTCGACCTAAGGTAGTTGAATTTATATAAATTCAACTGACCTTGGTAGAACGAAGATAAATTCGACCGTAGGCGGTTGAATATTCCTAAATTCGACTACAGTGGGAAGCATTTATTGACATACTAAATTCAACCGTGTCTGGTGAAATTAAATCTTACTATATTCGACTAGCTGCAGTTAAATGTAAATAAATACGACTATAACTAGTAGCATAAATATAAATTCGACTGATTTTAGGGCGTTACTAAATTCGACCGCTTCTGGTGGAATTGAACCGTACTAAATTCGACCATTTCTGGTTGAATTAACCCGTGCTCATTTCGGAAACCCTACCCCTTTCTCCATTCCAGCAGCCGTTTTCTCCATTGTTTCTCCCTCCATACTTTCTCCCCATTTCACTACTTTTTTTGCTTTTCTACTAAAAATTACTTCTTCATGTGAGCATCTCAAATCTCAAATCTCAAGTAAGTGTAATTCTTTTACAGATTTTTGTTTTAAATAGTTTAATTGTGATAATCTTTATAAATTTGAGTAGATTAAATGTTTTTTCAAGAATAATgtgattattatttatttattttttgttgACTAATATGGTATTTAATAATGAGATAATCTTAGTTTCCATAATTAAATTGGTAATTTattttcattgattattttgtaGATGACATCCGATCGTAGTTGGATTGGTCGTCATCGATTTAACGAGGCAAAATATTTAACGGAAGATTACAAAAATGGTGTGGATAATTTCATTAAATTTGCTATTGTAAATCTTGATCCCGAAGACAACGGTCTTATAAGATGTCCGTGCAAAAATTGTGGTAATGAGTACTACAAGTATCCTAGTACCGTGAAAGTTGATTTGTATCGATATGGTATTATGCAATGGTATACTAGATGGGATTGTCATGGGGAAAAAGATGTGTTGCGCAACGATGTTGGAACGAGTTTTGGCAATACTAGCTACAGAGATGATGATATTTATGATGCACATGATGATGAATTTGAGGATTGCGAAGATTTTGATGACGAACCGAATGCAAAAGCAAAAGAATTTTACGAGATGGTAAATACCGCTTCCGAACCAATATATCCAAATAATGCCAATTTTACAACATTGGAGTTTGTAATGGAGTTGCTTCGTTGGAAAATAGGCATAATTGTAGTAATAATGGTTTTGATGACTTGCTACACCTCATTGGATTAGTATTGCCTAATGATCATAAGTTGCTTGAGAAGTACTACACTATACGAAAGATGATTAGAGGATTGAACATGGAGTATGAAAAGATTGATGCTTGTGAGAATGATTGCATGTTATTCTACAAGGAACACAGTGAGAAGACCAAGTGTGATATATGCAAAAGAGACCGCTACAAAGTgcaaaaagatcctaaaaaaCAGAAGATCCCGCGTAAGATCTTGCGTTATTTTCCTATTACCACGAGATTGCAGCGTTTATTCATGGCTGAGAAAACTGCAAAATGTATGAGATGGCATCATGATAGAGTTATTGTTGAAGGTCAATTAAGTCACCCAGCAGATGGAGATGAATGGAAACAATTTGATCGTAGATTTACACGATTTTCAAAGGAGATTAGAAATGTTAGACTCGGACTCTCTACTGATGGATTTGATCCCTTTCGCGATGCTCATGCCAAGGAGTATACTGTATGGCCTGTGGTGATTGTTGTGTATAATCTTCCCCCCTCTATGTGTACTAAGGCTCCATACATGTTCATGCCTCTTCTTATTCCCGGACCAACGGATCCTACAAAAGACTTACATGTTTATCTTAGACCGCTAATTGATGAGTTGAAATTATTGTGGCATACTGGGGTGGAAACATATGAC is a window from the Apium graveolens cultivar Ventura chromosome 1, ASM990537v1, whole genome shotgun sequence genome containing:
- the LOC141710524 gene encoding uncharacterized protein LOC141710524; the encoded protein is MTSDRSWIGRHRFNEAKYLTEDYKNGVDNFIKFAIVNLDPEDNGLIRCPCKNCGNEYYKYPSTVKVDLYRYGIMQWYTRWDCHGEKDVLRNDVGTSFGNTSYRDDDIYDAHDDEFEDCEDFDDEPNAKAKEFYEMVNTASEPIYPNNANFTTLEFVMELLRWKIVLPNDHKLLEKYYTIRKMIRGLNMEYEKIDACENDCMLFYKEHSEKTKCDICKRDRYKVQKDPKKQKIPRKILRYFPITTRLQRLFMAEKTAKCMRWHHDRVIVEGQLSHPADGDEWKQFDRRFTRFSKEIRNVRLGLSTDGFDPFRDAHAKEYTVWPVVIVVYNLPPSMCTKAPYMFMPLLIPGPTDPTKDLHVYLRPLIDELKLLWHTGVETYDIYSRTNFMMKAALLWTISDFPALAMLSGWSTKGKLACPVCMGEVKAKQLKHGGKSTFYGTARYFLEADDPLRRSTSSPFFELPYWETLSLRHNIDIMHTEKNIFDNIFYTILDDGKKSKDNTKSRKDCKELSVHRDLWIQDDGTEPHAPYALSKEQIHKLFKWIEELQLPDGYASNISRCVNWKKTCIRGMKSHDCHVFMQKLLPIVCRDLLPKHVADPIIELCNFFQDLCSSNLKYSDLEKMEKDIVRIMSKLETVFIPGFFDPMEHLPLHLATECKLGGPANGRWMYFVERYLHNLKLKV